The genomic stretch GTAGCTATAAATATTCTCATATTGTTTGTAGTTTTATTTTTAATGAATTATACTGTTTTTTTAGGAGTAATTCCTCTTCTTGCTTTAGAAATAAACTCTACAATACTTCTAGCTATATCATTTAATGAATTGTCATTTAAATATGTATCTAAAAACTCTTGTTTTGTTTTATTCCAATTATACCACATATCATAAGCTGCTTCAGCCTGAGATATCTGCTCAGATGTAAAACCAGCTCTTCTCATACCAACCAAATTTAATTTATAAACAATAGCCTCTCCTGCATGAGCTGTCAAAGCAAAAGGAAGTATATCTCTTCCTACTGCAGACATACCGCTAATCATAGCATACTGTCCAATAGCACAGAACTGATGTATTACACAGTTTCCAGATATAAAAGCACCTTTTTCTATCCTTACATGTCCTGCTGCTAATGCTCCGTTACATATGATAACATTATCCTGTATTTCGCAGTCATGAGCAACATGACCTGTAGCCATTATATAGCAGTTATTTCCTATTGTTGTTTTGGCATTTTCTTTAGAAGCTCTGTGTAAATTAGCAAACTCTCTAATTTCATTTCCGTCCCCTATTTCTAGGAAAGTTACTGTTTTTCTATCAAAGTGTATATCTTGAGGCAGATTACCTATTACAGCATGATCATGAATTATATTATTTTTTCCTATAGTAGTATATTCTTTTATCACTGAATGAGCACCTATAACAGTATTTTCACCAATATTCACTTCTCCTTCTATAACAGCATAAGGACCGATTACAGCACTATCT from Brachyspira murdochii DSM 12563 encodes the following:
- the lpxA gene encoding acyl-ACP--UDP-N-acetylglucosamine O-acyltransferase: MSENIHKTAIISESAKISDSAVIGPYAVIEGEVNIGENTVIGAHSVIKEYTTIGKNNIIHDHAVIGNLPQDIHFDRKTVTFLEIGDGNEIREFANLHRASKENAKTTIGNNCYIMATGHVAHDCEIQDNVIICNGALAAGHVRIEKGAFISGNCVIHQFCAIGQYAMISGMSAVGRDILPFALTAHAGEAIVYKLNLVGMRRAGFTSEQISQAEAAYDMWYNWNKTKQEFLDTYLNDNSLNDIARSIVEFISKARRGITPKKTV